Proteins encoded by one window of Chondromyces crocatus:
- a CDS encoding DUF1800 domain-containing protein, whose protein sequence is MKGSNWACTLLVAAVCVPIVAGSPACSADGDGAGGSGIGASGSASTGIPDAGGDGDGGDGDSPSYRPITGCIGGSDDGEGTPSLGMSLADEKADELLALPAGTALGADGLPTNMPARSAVRFLNQATFGATDDDVARLSELWRGAWIHQQFELPIGITTWDRVRALQTAWFNSQNNPQTADPISLPYQVLDAAVWASFMTSPDQLRKRVSYALSQILVVSMEGLGGNGYQNALLAAGYLDVLERNAFGNFRDLLKDISLNPAMGMYLSHKGNKKAVYDADGVTVLVQPDENYAREVMQLFSIGLLELNSDGAHKLDASGAELETYTTEDVMGLSRVFTGWDWEFDSRDGSGTLTGAPGGTSIDGPPRGVNAVFCECYRNPMVMTASRHAPEEKEFLGVTIPAGTDGVTSLEIAIDTLFNHPNVGPFLARQLIQRLVTSNPSAAYVKRVADKFADNGNGERGDMKALIEQILRDPEARSPLNITSPAACWGKVREPVVRLTGLARLLGLNRSGLVWSSLVAMNMSDPATQLSQSPLRSQSVFNFYRPGYVPPNSAISAADLVGPEFQITTETAIPGVINYLQGFMNGGAPRTTGAVSIDMTPWLGLAAQAHPGGLVADLNLKLANDSLSADSVSAIEEALGNQAAVGTSAQRTRVRTALLMILSSPEYLIQK, encoded by the coding sequence ATGAAGGGTTCGAATTGGGCTTGCACGCTTCTCGTCGCCGCGGTGTGCGTACCCATCGTGGCCGGCTCGCCAGCGTGCTCGGCGGACGGTGACGGAGCGGGAGGTAGCGGCATCGGCGCCAGTGGGAGCGCATCCACGGGCATCCCGGACGCTGGGGGCGACGGTGATGGGGGCGACGGTGATTCTCCCAGCTACCGACCGATCACCGGATGCATCGGCGGTTCGGACGATGGCGAAGGGACGCCGAGCTTGGGGATGTCCCTCGCGGACGAGAAGGCGGACGAGCTGCTCGCTCTCCCTGCGGGAACTGCGCTTGGTGCGGACGGGCTGCCGACGAACATGCCAGCGCGTTCGGCAGTCCGCTTCCTCAACCAAGCAACGTTCGGGGCGACGGATGATGATGTCGCGCGTCTGAGCGAGCTGTGGAGGGGCGCGTGGATCCATCAACAGTTCGAGCTTCCCATCGGTATCACCACCTGGGATCGGGTGCGTGCGCTGCAGACCGCCTGGTTCAACAGCCAGAACAATCCACAAACAGCCGACCCGATAAGTCTTCCCTATCAAGTTCTCGATGCAGCGGTCTGGGCCTCTTTCATGACCAGTCCGGATCAGCTTCGCAAACGAGTGAGCTACGCACTTTCGCAGATTCTCGTCGTGTCGATGGAGGGGCTCGGCGGAAATGGCTACCAGAATGCACTGTTGGCTGCAGGATATCTCGACGTGCTCGAGCGAAATGCGTTCGGCAATTTTCGTGACCTGCTGAAAGACATCTCGCTCAATCCGGCGATGGGCATGTATCTGTCGCACAAGGGCAACAAGAAGGCCGTGTACGACGCCGACGGCGTGACCGTGCTGGTCCAGCCCGATGAGAACTATGCGCGCGAGGTGATGCAGCTGTTCTCCATCGGACTGCTGGAGCTCAACAGCGATGGTGCCCACAAGCTCGACGCGAGTGGCGCCGAGCTGGAGACGTATACGACCGAGGACGTGATGGGCCTATCACGCGTCTTCACCGGCTGGGACTGGGAGTTCGACAGCCGAGACGGGAGCGGCACCCTGACAGGAGCCCCAGGTGGCACGTCCATCGACGGCCCCCCGCGAGGGGTGAACGCCGTGTTCTGTGAATGCTATCGGAATCCCATGGTGATGACGGCGTCGCGACACGCTCCCGAGGAGAAAGAGTTCCTCGGTGTCACCATCCCGGCTGGCACGGATGGGGTGACCTCCCTGGAAATCGCCATCGATACCCTGTTCAATCACCCGAACGTGGGGCCATTCCTCGCCCGCCAGCTGATTCAGCGTCTGGTGACCAGCAATCCGAGCGCGGCCTACGTCAAGCGCGTCGCAGACAAGTTTGCCGACAATGGCAATGGCGAACGCGGCGACATGAAGGCACTCATCGAGCAGATCCTGCGCGACCCGGAGGCCCGGTCTCCGCTCAACATCACGTCGCCCGCCGCCTGCTGGGGTAAAGTACGTGAACCCGTTGTTCGCCTGACGGGACTCGCTCGTCTGCTCGGCTTGAACCGCAGCGGTCTCGTCTGGTCCAGTCTCGTGGCGATGAACATGAGCGATCCAGCAACCCAGTTGAGTCAGAGCCCGCTGCGATCGCAATCGGTGTTCAATTTCTATCGGCCCGGGTACGTACCGCCCAACTCGGCGATCTCGGCAGCCGACCTGGTGGGGCCTGAATTCCAGATCACCACGGAGACAGCGATCCCTGGCGTCATCAATTACCTGCAAGGTTTCATGAACGGCGGCGCACCCAGGACCACGGGCGCCGTCTCGATCGACATGACCCCGTGGCTCGGACTCGCAGCTCAGGCACATCCAGGAGGTCTGGTCGCGGACCTGAACTTGAAGCTCGCCAACGATTCACTCTCGGCCGACAGCGTGAGTGCAATCGAAGAGGCGCTGGGGAATCAGGCAGCGGTTGGCACGTCGGCGCAGAGGACTCGCGTGCGTACTGCGCTGCTCATGATCCTGTCATCGCCCGAATACTTGATTCAGAAGTAA